Proteins co-encoded in one Candidatus Kuenenbacteria bacterium HGW-Kuenenbacteria-1 genomic window:
- a CDS encoding 50S ribosomal protein L25, which produces MDLTLKTNLRTLINKKSKSLRKKGILPAVIYGHGIENKNIEIKKSIFQKLYKQVGDGSLLDLIIDGQKPIKVLIQEIQKDPVKSEILHIDFYQIKKGEKITHSIKLNFIGESKAIKELGGVLIRNVDSVEIECLPEDLISEIDVNISCLNTFEDIIHIKDLKIPLNIKILDKLDEIVSAVVPPKREEKKEVVEEKKEEEKKEPTNKSAINK; this is translated from the coding sequence ATGGATTTAACTTTAAAAACAAATTTAAGAACTTTAATAAATAAAAAAAGTAAAAGTTTAAGAAAAAAGGGAATTTTACCAGCTGTAATTTATGGGCATGGAATAGAAAATAAAAATATTGAAATTAAAAAATCTATTTTTCAAAAACTTTATAAACAAGTAGGAGATGGAAGCCTTTTGGATTTAATAATAGATGGTCAAAAACCTATAAAAGTTTTGATTCAAGAAATTCAAAAAGATCCAGTAAAAAGTGAAATTTTGCATATTGATTTTTATCAAATTAAAAAAGGAGAGAAAATAACTCATTCAATAAAATTGAATTTTATTGGAGAATCTAAAGCAATAAAAGAATTGGGTGGAGTATTAATAAGAAATGTAGACTCTGTTGAAATTGAATGTTTGCCTGAAGATTTAATTTCTGAAATAGATGTTAATATTTCATGTCTTAATACTTTTGAAGATATTATTCATATTAAAGATCTTAAAATTCCTTTAAATATTAAAATTTTAGATAAATTAGATGAAATAGTCTCTGCTGTTGTGCCACCAAAAAGAGAAGAGAAAAAAGAAGTTGTTGAAGAAAAGAAAGAAGAAGAAAAAAAAGAACCAACTAATAAATCTGCTATTAATAAATAA
- a CDS encoding antitoxin HicB has product MKQIEQKFFHYNIIFRAEPEGGFTVIIPSLPGCITYGKDLKEAKIMAIDAIKGYVASLKKHKELIPSDEETFMTTVELEKVFIKKPSLVYA; this is encoded by the coding sequence ATGAAACAAATAGAACAAAAATTTTTTCATTATAATATAATTTTTCGAGCAGAACCAGAAGGAGGGTTTACTGTTATTATTCCCAGTCTTCCGGGATGCATTACTTATGGAAAAGATTTAAAAGAAGCAAAAATTATGGCTATTGACGCCATCAAGGGTTATGTTGCTAGTCTTAAAAAACACAAAGAATTAATTCCTTCTGATGAAGAAACTTTTATGACTACCGTAGAATTAGAAAAAGTTTTTATAAAAAAACCTTCTTTGGTTTATGCCTAA
- a CDS encoding ligand-binding protein SH3 yields the protein MILGNEQLMTLLIAMTPINELRGTIPIAIGIYKLPVFEAFFWAVFGNMIPIFFLLWFFGSLSKILMERFYFFNRFFTWLFERTRKNFYQKFKQYGNIALIIFVAIPLPMTGAWSGAVAAFLFGIPYWKALGLIFVGVLLAGLIITLITMGILAYNI from the coding sequence ATGATTTTAGGAAATGAACAATTAATGACCTTATTAATAGCAATGACGCCAATTAATGAACTTCGAGGAACTATCCCAATAGCTATAGGAATTTATAAATTACCAGTTTTTGAAGCATTTTTTTGGGCTGTTTTTGGAAACATGATTCCTATATTTTTTTTATTGTGGTTTTTTGGGTCTTTGTCTAAAATTTTAATGGAACGGTTTTATTTTTTTAATAGATTTTTTACTTGGCTTTTTGAAAGAACCAGAAAAAATTTTTATCAAAAATTTAAACAATATGGTAATATCGCTTTAATTATTTTTGTCGCTATTCCTTTACCAATGACTGGGGCTTGGTCTGGCGCAGTTGCCGCATTTTTATTTGGAATACCTTATTGGAAAGCATTAGGATTGATTTTTGTTGGAGTATTATTAGCTGGCTTAATAATTACACTAATAACCATGGGAATATTGGCATATAATATTTGA